One window of the Lytechinus pictus isolate F3 Inbred chromosome 5, Lp3.0, whole genome shotgun sequence genome contains the following:
- the LOC129262296 gene encoding DNA polymerase iota-like isoform X5 — protein sequence MLRNPALRDKPLGIQQKNIVVTTNYVARARGVSKLSYIKDALIKCPDLVLVSGEDLTNYRDTSTKVTELLEKFCPLVERLGFDENFMDVTQLVESRLISSDQEKLAYIGHSYESDAKIATQCQCGCRERLTIGSHIAKEMRDTLKSKLGLTSCAGVATNKLLAKLVGGHHKPNDQTVLFSEWSDSFMQTFTKLRQIPGIGHSSGKKLKDMGIQNLEELRATQILTLTDQFPKQQAETMLRLAHGVDDTPVVSKGLPQSLSDEDSFKKVGTLPAAKEMMSGLIKNLIKRLHSDGRIPATMRLTVRKYVPGSWHRESRQTGISANLFHKQDDACLLEKLLEVAVGLLQKLINTDRPFHLTLINICFTNLRSKVTKGAIDTFFSKPALKAKDTVSLQSQGSCEGKTREMGVRPPEDDNSARALEDRMSANGEVKGKLDCGTLSGSGLKEEKRKVTVLFKEQSSQKGDDASLRTAVSLTGKRDAKGSQSFFKKLGSSPSKNSKLCDGVFRAAEKHGSVDREKRDQSSWTADANRDSPSREFDDHSLLLEGTAHLRQSSKRTFEESSLNDTMEGDIDNLSKRLKNDLDYDAKPTISKQSVEEVEVPSDIDRSVFDALPSNMKEELIANWKREKKQKEDEYLMATSSQTLHKSKSSSSKKKHPPFQNTITNYFKH from the exons ATGCTTCGGAATCCAGCACTGAGAGATAAACCATTAG GGatccaacaaaaaaatattgtcgtGACCACAAACTATGTTGCTCGAGCCAGAGGGGTTTCTAAGCTTTCCTACATCAAGGATGCTCTCATCAAATGCCCAGACCTTGTCCTTGTTAGCGGTGAAGATCTCACCAACTACAGAGACACATCTACCAAAGTGACTG AATTGCTTGAGAAGTTCTGTCCATTGGTTGAAAGACTTGGCTTTGATGAGAACTTCATGGATGTCACCCAGCTTGTAGAGTCACGACTGATATCATCTGACCAGGAGAAACTAGCATATATTGGTCATAGCTATGAGAGTGATGCAAAAATAG CCACCCAGTGTCAATGTGGGTGTAGAGAACGCTTGACCATAGGCTCTCACATTGCAAAGGAGATGAGGGACACCCTCAAGTCCAAGCTGGGGCTGACCAGCTGTGCAGGAGTGGCTACTAACAAGCTTCTGGCCAAGCTTGTTGGGGGTCATCACAAACCCAATGACCAGACGGTGCTCTTCTCTGAGTGGTCCGACTCCTTCATGCAGACATTCACCAAACTGAGGCAGATTCCTG GGATCGGTCATTCTTCTGGCAAGAAGTTGAAAGACATGGGTATACAGAATTTAGAGGAGCTCCGAGCAACACAGATTTTGACGCTTACTGACCAATTCCCTAAACAGCAAGCCGAGACAATGCTAAGACTAGCTCATGGGGTGGATGATACCCCAGTGGTCAGCAAAGGCCTTCCACAA AGTTTGAGTGATGAGGATTCTTTTAAGAAAGTTGGCACACTGCCAGCAGCCAAGGAGATGATGTCAGGTCTCATTAAAAATCTCATCAAAAG ATTACATTCAGATGGTAGGATTCCAGCCACTATGAGGCTAACAGTCAGGAAATATGTGCCAGGATCTTGGCACAGAGAGAGCCGACAGACGGGGATCTCGGCTAACCTCTTCCATAAACAAG ATGATGCTTGCCTCCTTGAGAAACTCCTGGAAGTAGCAGTTGGCCTCCTGCAGAAGTTGATCAACACCGATCGGCCATTTCACCTGACACTCATCAACATCTGCTTCACAAAtctgaggtcaaaggtcaccaaAGGTGCTATTGACACTTTCTTCAGCAAACCAGCCTTGAAAGCAAAAGATACAGTGTCATTACAGTCACAAGGTTCTTGTGAAGGAAAGACAAGAGAGATGGGTGTCCGACCGCCAGAGGATGATAACAGTGCCAGAGCATTAGAAGATCGAATGTCGGCCAACGGTGAGGTCAAGGGCAAGCTGGATTGTGGAACCCTGAGTGGAAGCGGACTtaaggaggaaaagagaaaagtaaccGTGCTCTTCAAAGAGCAATCCAGCCAAAAAGGGGATGACGCAAGTTTGAGGACAGCAGTCAGTTTAACAGGCAAGAGAGATGCCAAAGGGTCACAATCTTTCTTCAAAAAGTTGGGTAGCTCTCCTAGCAAGAACTCAAAATTATGTGATGGAGTGTTTAGAGCTGCAGAAAAGCATGGATCAGTTGATAGGGAAAAGAGAGATCAGTCAAGTTGGACTGCAGATGCAAACAGAGATTCACCTTCCAGAGAATTTGATGACCATTCCTTGCTTCTTGAAGGAACTGCACACTTACGCCAGTCTTCCAAGAGGACGTTTGAGGAGTCATCGCTAAATGACACGATGGAGGGCGATATAGATAACTTGTCTAAAAGACTGAAGAATGACTTGGACTATGACGCGAAACCTACAATTAGTAAACAGAGTGTGGAAGAAGTAGAAGTTCCTTCCGACATTGACAGGTCTGTGTTTGATGCATTGCCTAGCAACATGAAAGAGGAGCTAATTGCGAActggaaaagggaaaagaagcaGAAAGAAGATGAATATTTGATGGCAACGTCTTCTCAGACTTTGCATAAATCTAAGTCATCTTCATCAAAGAAAAAACACCCTCCTTTTCAGAACACAATTACTAATTATTTCAAGCACTAG
- the LOC129262296 gene encoding DNA polymerase iota-like isoform X4: protein MEGRWEEQDDTEDEALNEEDDIDWRMPSDIGSPSTKASSLKTQLSSLTDCFYAQVEMLRNPALRDKPLGIQQKNIVVTTNYVARARGVSKLSYIKDALIKCPDLVLVSGEDLTNYRDTSTKVTELLEKFCPLVERLGFDENFMDVTQLVESRLISSDQEKLAYIGHSYESDAKIATQCQCGCRERLTIGSHIAKEMRDTLKSKLGLTSCAGVATNKLLAKLVGGHHKPNDQTVLFSEWSDSFMQTFTKLRQIPGIGHSSGKKLKDMGIQNLEELRATQILTLTDQFPKQQAETMLRLAHGVDDTPVVSKGLPQSLSDEDSFKKVGTLPAAKEMMSGLIKNLIKRLHSDGRIPATMRLTVRKYVPGSWHRESRQTGISANLFHKQDDACLLEKLLEVAVGLLQKLINTDRPFHLTLINICFTNLRSKVTKGAIDTFFSKPALKAKDTVSLQSQGSCEGKTREMGVRPPEDDNSARALEDRMSANGEVKGKLDCGTLSGSGLKEEKRKVTVLFKEQSSQKGDDASLRTAVSLTGKRDAKGSQSFFKKLGSSPSKNSKLCDGVFRAAEKHGSVDREKRDQSSWTADANRDSPSREFDDHSLLLEGTAHLRQSSKRTFEESSLNDTMEGDIDNLSKRLKNDLDYDAKPTISKQSVEEVEVPSDIDRSVFDALPSNMKEELIANWKREKKQKEDEYLMATSSQTLHKSKSSSSKKKHPPFQNTITNYFKH, encoded by the exons ATGGAAGGGAGATGGGAAGAACAGGATGACACTGAAGATGAAGCACTCAATGAGGAAGATGACATTGATTGGAGGATGCCGTCAGATATTGGTTCACCCAGCACCAAAGCCTCttctttgaaaacacaattgTCATCTTTAACTG ATTGTTTCTACGCCCAAGTAGAGATGCTTCGGAATCCAGCACTGAGAGATAAACCATTAG GGatccaacaaaaaaatattgtcgtGACCACAAACTATGTTGCTCGAGCCAGAGGGGTTTCTAAGCTTTCCTACATCAAGGATGCTCTCATCAAATGCCCAGACCTTGTCCTTGTTAGCGGTGAAGATCTCACCAACTACAGAGACACATCTACCAAAGTGACTG AATTGCTTGAGAAGTTCTGTCCATTGGTTGAAAGACTTGGCTTTGATGAGAACTTCATGGATGTCACCCAGCTTGTAGAGTCACGACTGATATCATCTGACCAGGAGAAACTAGCATATATTGGTCATAGCTATGAGAGTGATGCAAAAATAG CCACCCAGTGTCAATGTGGGTGTAGAGAACGCTTGACCATAGGCTCTCACATTGCAAAGGAGATGAGGGACACCCTCAAGTCCAAGCTGGGGCTGACCAGCTGTGCAGGAGTGGCTACTAACAAGCTTCTGGCCAAGCTTGTTGGGGGTCATCACAAACCCAATGACCAGACGGTGCTCTTCTCTGAGTGGTCCGACTCCTTCATGCAGACATTCACCAAACTGAGGCAGATTCCTG GGATCGGTCATTCTTCTGGCAAGAAGTTGAAAGACATGGGTATACAGAATTTAGAGGAGCTCCGAGCAACACAGATTTTGACGCTTACTGACCAATTCCCTAAACAGCAAGCCGAGACAATGCTAAGACTAGCTCATGGGGTGGATGATACCCCAGTGGTCAGCAAAGGCCTTCCACAA AGTTTGAGTGATGAGGATTCTTTTAAGAAAGTTGGCACACTGCCAGCAGCCAAGGAGATGATGTCAGGTCTCATTAAAAATCTCATCAAAAG ATTACATTCAGATGGTAGGATTCCAGCCACTATGAGGCTAACAGTCAGGAAATATGTGCCAGGATCTTGGCACAGAGAGAGCCGACAGACGGGGATCTCGGCTAACCTCTTCCATAAACAAG ATGATGCTTGCCTCCTTGAGAAACTCCTGGAAGTAGCAGTTGGCCTCCTGCAGAAGTTGATCAACACCGATCGGCCATTTCACCTGACACTCATCAACATCTGCTTCACAAAtctgaggtcaaaggtcaccaaAGGTGCTATTGACACTTTCTTCAGCAAACCAGCCTTGAAAGCAAAAGATACAGTGTCATTACAGTCACAAGGTTCTTGTGAAGGAAAGACAAGAGAGATGGGTGTCCGACCGCCAGAGGATGATAACAGTGCCAGAGCATTAGAAGATCGAATGTCGGCCAACGGTGAGGTCAAGGGCAAGCTGGATTGTGGAACCCTGAGTGGAAGCGGACTtaaggaggaaaagagaaaagtaaccGTGCTCTTCAAAGAGCAATCCAGCCAAAAAGGGGATGACGCAAGTTTGAGGACAGCAGTCAGTTTAACAGGCAAGAGAGATGCCAAAGGGTCACAATCTTTCTTCAAAAAGTTGGGTAGCTCTCCTAGCAAGAACTCAAAATTATGTGATGGAGTGTTTAGAGCTGCAGAAAAGCATGGATCAGTTGATAGGGAAAAGAGAGATCAGTCAAGTTGGACTGCAGATGCAAACAGAGATTCACCTTCCAGAGAATTTGATGACCATTCCTTGCTTCTTGAAGGAACTGCACACTTACGCCAGTCTTCCAAGAGGACGTTTGAGGAGTCATCGCTAAATGACACGATGGAGGGCGATATAGATAACTTGTCTAAAAGACTGAAGAATGACTTGGACTATGACGCGAAACCTACAATTAGTAAACAGAGTGTGGAAGAAGTAGAAGTTCCTTCCGACATTGACAGGTCTGTGTTTGATGCATTGCCTAGCAACATGAAAGAGGAGCTAATTGCGAActggaaaagggaaaagaagcaGAAAGAAGATGAATATTTGATGGCAACGTCTTCTCAGACTTTGCATAAATCTAAGTCATCTTCATCAAAGAAAAAACACCCTCCTTTTCAGAACACAATTACTAATTATTTCAAGCACTAG
- the LOC129262296 gene encoding DNA polymerase iota-like isoform X1: MTWIWSHRSNMEGRWEEQDDTEDEALNEEDDIDWRMPSDIGSPSTKASSLKTQLSSLTDGHRNEPCLQSKLGHSRTIVHIDLDCFYAQVEMLRNPALRDKPLGIQQKNIVVTTNYVARARGVSKLSYIKDALIKCPDLVLVSGEDLTNYRDTSTKVTELLEKFCPLVERLGFDENFMDVTQLVESRLISSDQEKLAYIGHSYESDAKIATQCQCGCRERLTIGSHIAKEMRDTLKSKLGLTSCAGVATNKLLAKLVGGHHKPNDQTVLFSEWSDSFMQTFTKLRQIPGIGHSSGKKLKDMGIQNLEELRATQILTLTDQFPKQQAETMLRLAHGVDDTPVVSKGLPQSLSDEDSFKKVGTLPAAKEMMSGLIKNLIKRLHSDGRIPATMRLTVRKYVPGSWHRESRQTGISANLFHKQDDACLLEKLLEVAVGLLQKLINTDRPFHLTLINICFTNLRSKVTKGAIDTFFSKPALKAKDTVSLQSQGSCEGKTREMGVRPPEDDNSARALEDRMSANGEVKGKLDCGTLSGSGLKEEKRKVTVLFKEQSSQKGDDASLRTAVSLTGKRDAKGSQSFFKKLGSSPSKNSKLCDGVFRAAEKHGSVDREKRDQSSWTADANRDSPSREFDDHSLLLEGTAHLRQSSKRTFEESSLNDTMEGDIDNLSKRLKNDLDYDAKPTISKQSVEEVEVPSDIDRSVFDALPSNMKEELIANWKREKKQKEDEYLMATSSQTLHKSKSSSSKKKHPPFQNTITNYFKH, encoded by the exons atgacCTGGATATGG TCACATAGATCAAATATGGAAGGGAGATGGGAAGAACAGGATGACACTGAAGATGAAGCACTCAATGAGGAAGATGACATTGATTGGAGGATGCCGTCAGATATTGGTTCACCCAGCACCAAAGCCTCttctttgaaaacacaattgTCATCTTTAACTG ATGGTCATAGAAATGAGCCTTGTCTACAGTCCAAACTTGGTCATTCCAGGACGATTGTTCACATTGATCTAGATTGTTTCTACGCCCAAGTAGAGATGCTTCGGAATCCAGCACTGAGAGATAAACCATTAG GGatccaacaaaaaaatattgtcgtGACCACAAACTATGTTGCTCGAGCCAGAGGGGTTTCTAAGCTTTCCTACATCAAGGATGCTCTCATCAAATGCCCAGACCTTGTCCTTGTTAGCGGTGAAGATCTCACCAACTACAGAGACACATCTACCAAAGTGACTG AATTGCTTGAGAAGTTCTGTCCATTGGTTGAAAGACTTGGCTTTGATGAGAACTTCATGGATGTCACCCAGCTTGTAGAGTCACGACTGATATCATCTGACCAGGAGAAACTAGCATATATTGGTCATAGCTATGAGAGTGATGCAAAAATAG CCACCCAGTGTCAATGTGGGTGTAGAGAACGCTTGACCATAGGCTCTCACATTGCAAAGGAGATGAGGGACACCCTCAAGTCCAAGCTGGGGCTGACCAGCTGTGCAGGAGTGGCTACTAACAAGCTTCTGGCCAAGCTTGTTGGGGGTCATCACAAACCCAATGACCAGACGGTGCTCTTCTCTGAGTGGTCCGACTCCTTCATGCAGACATTCACCAAACTGAGGCAGATTCCTG GGATCGGTCATTCTTCTGGCAAGAAGTTGAAAGACATGGGTATACAGAATTTAGAGGAGCTCCGAGCAACACAGATTTTGACGCTTACTGACCAATTCCCTAAACAGCAAGCCGAGACAATGCTAAGACTAGCTCATGGGGTGGATGATACCCCAGTGGTCAGCAAAGGCCTTCCACAA AGTTTGAGTGATGAGGATTCTTTTAAGAAAGTTGGCACACTGCCAGCAGCCAAGGAGATGATGTCAGGTCTCATTAAAAATCTCATCAAAAG ATTACATTCAGATGGTAGGATTCCAGCCACTATGAGGCTAACAGTCAGGAAATATGTGCCAGGATCTTGGCACAGAGAGAGCCGACAGACGGGGATCTCGGCTAACCTCTTCCATAAACAAG ATGATGCTTGCCTCCTTGAGAAACTCCTGGAAGTAGCAGTTGGCCTCCTGCAGAAGTTGATCAACACCGATCGGCCATTTCACCTGACACTCATCAACATCTGCTTCACAAAtctgaggtcaaaggtcaccaaAGGTGCTATTGACACTTTCTTCAGCAAACCAGCCTTGAAAGCAAAAGATACAGTGTCATTACAGTCACAAGGTTCTTGTGAAGGAAAGACAAGAGAGATGGGTGTCCGACCGCCAGAGGATGATAACAGTGCCAGAGCATTAGAAGATCGAATGTCGGCCAACGGTGAGGTCAAGGGCAAGCTGGATTGTGGAACCCTGAGTGGAAGCGGACTtaaggaggaaaagagaaaagtaaccGTGCTCTTCAAAGAGCAATCCAGCCAAAAAGGGGATGACGCAAGTTTGAGGACAGCAGTCAGTTTAACAGGCAAGAGAGATGCCAAAGGGTCACAATCTTTCTTCAAAAAGTTGGGTAGCTCTCCTAGCAAGAACTCAAAATTATGTGATGGAGTGTTTAGAGCTGCAGAAAAGCATGGATCAGTTGATAGGGAAAAGAGAGATCAGTCAAGTTGGACTGCAGATGCAAACAGAGATTCACCTTCCAGAGAATTTGATGACCATTCCTTGCTTCTTGAAGGAACTGCACACTTACGCCAGTCTTCCAAGAGGACGTTTGAGGAGTCATCGCTAAATGACACGATGGAGGGCGATATAGATAACTTGTCTAAAAGACTGAAGAATGACTTGGACTATGACGCGAAACCTACAATTAGTAAACAGAGTGTGGAAGAAGTAGAAGTTCCTTCCGACATTGACAGGTCTGTGTTTGATGCATTGCCTAGCAACATGAAAGAGGAGCTAATTGCGAActggaaaagggaaaagaagcaGAAAGAAGATGAATATTTGATGGCAACGTCTTCTCAGACTTTGCATAAATCTAAGTCATCTTCATCAAAGAAAAAACACCCTCCTTTTCAGAACACAATTACTAATTATTTCAAGCACTAG
- the LOC129262296 gene encoding DNA polymerase iota-like isoform X2, producing MEGRWEEQDDTEDEALNEEDDIDWRMPSDIGSPSTKASSLKTQLSSLTDGHRNEPCLQSKLGHSRTIVHIDLDCFYAQVEMLRNPALRDKPLGIQQKNIVVTTNYVARARGVSKLSYIKDALIKCPDLVLVSGEDLTNYRDTSTKVTELLEKFCPLVERLGFDENFMDVTQLVESRLISSDQEKLAYIGHSYESDAKIATQCQCGCRERLTIGSHIAKEMRDTLKSKLGLTSCAGVATNKLLAKLVGGHHKPNDQTVLFSEWSDSFMQTFTKLRQIPGIGHSSGKKLKDMGIQNLEELRATQILTLTDQFPKQQAETMLRLAHGVDDTPVVSKGLPQSLSDEDSFKKVGTLPAAKEMMSGLIKNLIKRLHSDGRIPATMRLTVRKYVPGSWHRESRQTGISANLFHKQDDACLLEKLLEVAVGLLQKLINTDRPFHLTLINICFTNLRSKVTKGAIDTFFSKPALKAKDTVSLQSQGSCEGKTREMGVRPPEDDNSARALEDRMSANGEVKGKLDCGTLSGSGLKEEKRKVTVLFKEQSSQKGDDASLRTAVSLTGKRDAKGSQSFFKKLGSSPSKNSKLCDGVFRAAEKHGSVDREKRDQSSWTADANRDSPSREFDDHSLLLEGTAHLRQSSKRTFEESSLNDTMEGDIDNLSKRLKNDLDYDAKPTISKQSVEEVEVPSDIDRSVFDALPSNMKEELIANWKREKKQKEDEYLMATSSQTLHKSKSSSSKKKHPPFQNTITNYFKH from the exons ATGGAAGGGAGATGGGAAGAACAGGATGACACTGAAGATGAAGCACTCAATGAGGAAGATGACATTGATTGGAGGATGCCGTCAGATATTGGTTCACCCAGCACCAAAGCCTCttctttgaaaacacaattgTCATCTTTAACTG ATGGTCATAGAAATGAGCCTTGTCTACAGTCCAAACTTGGTCATTCCAGGACGATTGTTCACATTGATCTAGATTGTTTCTACGCCCAAGTAGAGATGCTTCGGAATCCAGCACTGAGAGATAAACCATTAG GGatccaacaaaaaaatattgtcgtGACCACAAACTATGTTGCTCGAGCCAGAGGGGTTTCTAAGCTTTCCTACATCAAGGATGCTCTCATCAAATGCCCAGACCTTGTCCTTGTTAGCGGTGAAGATCTCACCAACTACAGAGACACATCTACCAAAGTGACTG AATTGCTTGAGAAGTTCTGTCCATTGGTTGAAAGACTTGGCTTTGATGAGAACTTCATGGATGTCACCCAGCTTGTAGAGTCACGACTGATATCATCTGACCAGGAGAAACTAGCATATATTGGTCATAGCTATGAGAGTGATGCAAAAATAG CCACCCAGTGTCAATGTGGGTGTAGAGAACGCTTGACCATAGGCTCTCACATTGCAAAGGAGATGAGGGACACCCTCAAGTCCAAGCTGGGGCTGACCAGCTGTGCAGGAGTGGCTACTAACAAGCTTCTGGCCAAGCTTGTTGGGGGTCATCACAAACCCAATGACCAGACGGTGCTCTTCTCTGAGTGGTCCGACTCCTTCATGCAGACATTCACCAAACTGAGGCAGATTCCTG GGATCGGTCATTCTTCTGGCAAGAAGTTGAAAGACATGGGTATACAGAATTTAGAGGAGCTCCGAGCAACACAGATTTTGACGCTTACTGACCAATTCCCTAAACAGCAAGCCGAGACAATGCTAAGACTAGCTCATGGGGTGGATGATACCCCAGTGGTCAGCAAAGGCCTTCCACAA AGTTTGAGTGATGAGGATTCTTTTAAGAAAGTTGGCACACTGCCAGCAGCCAAGGAGATGATGTCAGGTCTCATTAAAAATCTCATCAAAAG ATTACATTCAGATGGTAGGATTCCAGCCACTATGAGGCTAACAGTCAGGAAATATGTGCCAGGATCTTGGCACAGAGAGAGCCGACAGACGGGGATCTCGGCTAACCTCTTCCATAAACAAG ATGATGCTTGCCTCCTTGAGAAACTCCTGGAAGTAGCAGTTGGCCTCCTGCAGAAGTTGATCAACACCGATCGGCCATTTCACCTGACACTCATCAACATCTGCTTCACAAAtctgaggtcaaaggtcaccaaAGGTGCTATTGACACTTTCTTCAGCAAACCAGCCTTGAAAGCAAAAGATACAGTGTCATTACAGTCACAAGGTTCTTGTGAAGGAAAGACAAGAGAGATGGGTGTCCGACCGCCAGAGGATGATAACAGTGCCAGAGCATTAGAAGATCGAATGTCGGCCAACGGTGAGGTCAAGGGCAAGCTGGATTGTGGAACCCTGAGTGGAAGCGGACTtaaggaggaaaagagaaaagtaaccGTGCTCTTCAAAGAGCAATCCAGCCAAAAAGGGGATGACGCAAGTTTGAGGACAGCAGTCAGTTTAACAGGCAAGAGAGATGCCAAAGGGTCACAATCTTTCTTCAAAAAGTTGGGTAGCTCTCCTAGCAAGAACTCAAAATTATGTGATGGAGTGTTTAGAGCTGCAGAAAAGCATGGATCAGTTGATAGGGAAAAGAGAGATCAGTCAAGTTGGACTGCAGATGCAAACAGAGATTCACCTTCCAGAGAATTTGATGACCATTCCTTGCTTCTTGAAGGAACTGCACACTTACGCCAGTCTTCCAAGAGGACGTTTGAGGAGTCATCGCTAAATGACACGATGGAGGGCGATATAGATAACTTGTCTAAAAGACTGAAGAATGACTTGGACTATGACGCGAAACCTACAATTAGTAAACAGAGTGTGGAAGAAGTAGAAGTTCCTTCCGACATTGACAGGTCTGTGTTTGATGCATTGCCTAGCAACATGAAAGAGGAGCTAATTGCGAActggaaaagggaaaagaagcaGAAAGAAGATGAATATTTGATGGCAACGTCTTCTCAGACTTTGCATAAATCTAAGTCATCTTCATCAAAGAAAAAACACCCTCCTTTTCAGAACACAATTACTAATTATTTCAAGCACTAG
- the LOC129262296 gene encoding DNA polymerase iota-like isoform X3, translated as MTWIWSHRSNMEGRWEEQDDTEDEALNEEDDIDWRMPSDIGSPSTKASSLKTQLSSLTDCFYAQVEMLRNPALRDKPLGIQQKNIVVTTNYVARARGVSKLSYIKDALIKCPDLVLVSGEDLTNYRDTSTKVTELLEKFCPLVERLGFDENFMDVTQLVESRLISSDQEKLAYIGHSYESDAKIATQCQCGCRERLTIGSHIAKEMRDTLKSKLGLTSCAGVATNKLLAKLVGGHHKPNDQTVLFSEWSDSFMQTFTKLRQIPGIGHSSGKKLKDMGIQNLEELRATQILTLTDQFPKQQAETMLRLAHGVDDTPVVSKGLPQSLSDEDSFKKVGTLPAAKEMMSGLIKNLIKRLHSDGRIPATMRLTVRKYVPGSWHRESRQTGISANLFHKQDDACLLEKLLEVAVGLLQKLINTDRPFHLTLINICFTNLRSKVTKGAIDTFFSKPALKAKDTVSLQSQGSCEGKTREMGVRPPEDDNSARALEDRMSANGEVKGKLDCGTLSGSGLKEEKRKVTVLFKEQSSQKGDDASLRTAVSLTGKRDAKGSQSFFKKLGSSPSKNSKLCDGVFRAAEKHGSVDREKRDQSSWTADANRDSPSREFDDHSLLLEGTAHLRQSSKRTFEESSLNDTMEGDIDNLSKRLKNDLDYDAKPTISKQSVEEVEVPSDIDRSVFDALPSNMKEELIANWKREKKQKEDEYLMATSSQTLHKSKSSSSKKKHPPFQNTITNYFKH; from the exons atgacCTGGATATGG TCACATAGATCAAATATGGAAGGGAGATGGGAAGAACAGGATGACACTGAAGATGAAGCACTCAATGAGGAAGATGACATTGATTGGAGGATGCCGTCAGATATTGGTTCACCCAGCACCAAAGCCTCttctttgaaaacacaattgTCATCTTTAACTG ATTGTTTCTACGCCCAAGTAGAGATGCTTCGGAATCCAGCACTGAGAGATAAACCATTAG GGatccaacaaaaaaatattgtcgtGACCACAAACTATGTTGCTCGAGCCAGAGGGGTTTCTAAGCTTTCCTACATCAAGGATGCTCTCATCAAATGCCCAGACCTTGTCCTTGTTAGCGGTGAAGATCTCACCAACTACAGAGACACATCTACCAAAGTGACTG AATTGCTTGAGAAGTTCTGTCCATTGGTTGAAAGACTTGGCTTTGATGAGAACTTCATGGATGTCACCCAGCTTGTAGAGTCACGACTGATATCATCTGACCAGGAGAAACTAGCATATATTGGTCATAGCTATGAGAGTGATGCAAAAATAG CCACCCAGTGTCAATGTGGGTGTAGAGAACGCTTGACCATAGGCTCTCACATTGCAAAGGAGATGAGGGACACCCTCAAGTCCAAGCTGGGGCTGACCAGCTGTGCAGGAGTGGCTACTAACAAGCTTCTGGCCAAGCTTGTTGGGGGTCATCACAAACCCAATGACCAGACGGTGCTCTTCTCTGAGTGGTCCGACTCCTTCATGCAGACATTCACCAAACTGAGGCAGATTCCTG GGATCGGTCATTCTTCTGGCAAGAAGTTGAAAGACATGGGTATACAGAATTTAGAGGAGCTCCGAGCAACACAGATTTTGACGCTTACTGACCAATTCCCTAAACAGCAAGCCGAGACAATGCTAAGACTAGCTCATGGGGTGGATGATACCCCAGTGGTCAGCAAAGGCCTTCCACAA AGTTTGAGTGATGAGGATTCTTTTAAGAAAGTTGGCACACTGCCAGCAGCCAAGGAGATGATGTCAGGTCTCATTAAAAATCTCATCAAAAG ATTACATTCAGATGGTAGGATTCCAGCCACTATGAGGCTAACAGTCAGGAAATATGTGCCAGGATCTTGGCACAGAGAGAGCCGACAGACGGGGATCTCGGCTAACCTCTTCCATAAACAAG ATGATGCTTGCCTCCTTGAGAAACTCCTGGAAGTAGCAGTTGGCCTCCTGCAGAAGTTGATCAACACCGATCGGCCATTTCACCTGACACTCATCAACATCTGCTTCACAAAtctgaggtcaaaggtcaccaaAGGTGCTATTGACACTTTCTTCAGCAAACCAGCCTTGAAAGCAAAAGATACAGTGTCATTACAGTCACAAGGTTCTTGTGAAGGAAAGACAAGAGAGATGGGTGTCCGACCGCCAGAGGATGATAACAGTGCCAGAGCATTAGAAGATCGAATGTCGGCCAACGGTGAGGTCAAGGGCAAGCTGGATTGTGGAACCCTGAGTGGAAGCGGACTtaaggaggaaaagagaaaagtaaccGTGCTCTTCAAAGAGCAATCCAGCCAAAAAGGGGATGACGCAAGTTTGAGGACAGCAGTCAGTTTAACAGGCAAGAGAGATGCCAAAGGGTCACAATCTTTCTTCAAAAAGTTGGGTAGCTCTCCTAGCAAGAACTCAAAATTATGTGATGGAGTGTTTAGAGCTGCAGAAAAGCATGGATCAGTTGATAGGGAAAAGAGAGATCAGTCAAGTTGGACTGCAGATGCAAACAGAGATTCACCTTCCAGAGAATTTGATGACCATTCCTTGCTTCTTGAAGGAACTGCACACTTACGCCAGTCTTCCAAGAGGACGTTTGAGGAGTCATCGCTAAATGACACGATGGAGGGCGATATAGATAACTTGTCTAAAAGACTGAAGAATGACTTGGACTATGACGCGAAACCTACAATTAGTAAACAGAGTGTGGAAGAAGTAGAAGTTCCTTCCGACATTGACAGGTCTGTGTTTGATGCATTGCCTAGCAACATGAAAGAGGAGCTAATTGCGAActggaaaagggaaaagaagcaGAAAGAAGATGAATATTTGATGGCAACGTCTTCTCAGACTTTGCATAAATCTAAGTCATCTTCATCAAAGAAAAAACACCCTCCTTTTCAGAACACAATTACTAATTATTTCAAGCACTAG